The following coding sequences lie in one Eubacterium ventriosum genomic window:
- the hisC gene encoding histidinol-phosphate transaminase, translating into MSSWKDNIRKVTPYTPGEQPKISDVIKLNTNECPYPPSPLVTEMIEKMDTERFRLYPDPEASLLVNELAEYYNVKPEQVFVGVGSDDVLGMAFLTCFNSEKPILFPDITYSFYDVWAELFKIPYKTVALDEQFKINPWDFNKENGGIIFPNPNAPTAIEMPLEQVEEIIKNNPDVVVIVDEAYVDFGGHTALSLIDKYDNLLVVRTFSKSRAMAGMRIGYAFGSKELIDAIKAVKFSYNSYTMNQATIETGVAAIKDDTYFKNTVSKIIETRENAKKELKKLGFSFTDSKTNFIFATHERMHAKEIFEKLKKKNIFVRYFNKPGIDNYLRITVGTDEEMKKLYKALQEILQK; encoded by the coding sequence ATGAGCAGTTGGAAAGATAACATTAGAAAAGTTACACCATACACACCGGGAGAACAGCCAAAAATAAGTGATGTGATTAAACTAAATACAAACGAATGTCCATATCCACCATCACCTTTGGTAACAGAGATGATTGAAAAAATGGATACTGAACGATTCAGACTTTACCCTGATCCGGAAGCAAGTCTGTTAGTTAACGAGCTTGCTGAATATTACAATGTAAAACCAGAGCAGGTTTTTGTGGGAGTAGGTTCAGATGACGTTTTGGGAATGGCATTTCTTACATGCTTTAATTCAGAAAAGCCAATTCTTTTTCCTGACATAACATACTCTTTTTATGATGTGTGGGCTGAATTATTTAAAATACCTTACAAGACAGTGGCATTGGATGAGCAGTTTAAGATTAATCCGTGGGATTTTAACAAAGAAAACGGTGGAATAATATTCCCTAATCCAAACGCCCCAACAGCAATTGAAATGCCTCTTGAACAGGTAGAGGAAATAATAAAAAATAATCCGGATGTTGTTGTTATTGTGGACGAAGCATATGTTGATTTCGGGGGACATACAGCATTGTCATTAATTGACAAATATGACAATCTTCTTGTTGTAAGAACATTTTCAAAGTCAAGAGCAATGGCTGGAATGAGAATTGGATATGCTTTCGGTAGTAAGGAATTAATTGACGCAATAAAGGCAGTAAAATTCTCTTACAATTCATACACAATGAATCAGGCAACAATCGAAACTGGTGTTGCGGCAATAAAAGATGATACATATTTTAAGAACACAGTTTCTAAAATTATTGAGACAAGAGAGAATGCCAAGAAAGAGCTTAAAAAACTTGGTTTTTCATTTACGGATTCAAAAACTAATTTTATTTTTGCTACTCATGAAAGAATGCATGCAAAAGAAATATTTGAAAAATTAAAGAAAAAAAATATTTTTGTAAGATACTTCAATAAGCCTGGAATAGATAATTATCTACGAATTACGGTAGGAACTGATGAAGAAATGAAGAAACTTTACAAGGCATTACAGGAAATTTTGCAAAAGTAG
- the glmM gene encoding phosphoglucosamine mutase, whose product MGKYFGTDGFRGEANVNLTAMHAFKVGRFLGWYYGRFHKCSVVIGKDTRRSSYMFEDALSAGLTSTGADVYLLHVTTTPSVSYVVRTEDFDCGIMISASHNPYYDNGIKLINGNGEKMEQEVIDKVEEYLDGDFDDVPYATMDKIGRTIDYFAGRNRYMGYLMTLAKNSFRNVRVGLDCSNGSASAIAKSVFDALGAETYVINNEPNGTNINMEAGSTHIEVLQKYVKDNKLDIGFAYDGDADRCLCIDDKGNIVDGDLILYVCGVYMKQNGELDNNTVVTTIMSNIGLYKAFDAVGIDYAKTDVGDKYVYECMRNNNFRLGGEQSGHIIFSKYATTGDGILTSIKLMEVMLSTKKKMSELISPVVIYPQCLKNIRVESKPEARADVDVQAEVEKVAKLLGDDGRILVRESGTEPVIRVMVEAKTDHLAEKYVNQVIKVIEDKGHAV is encoded by the coding sequence ATGGGAAAGTATTTTGGAACAGACGGCTTTAGAGGTGAAGCTAATGTAAATCTTACAGCAATGCATGCATTTAAAGTAGGAAGATTTCTTGGATGGTATTATGGAAGATTCCACAAATGTTCAGTTGTAATCGGAAAAGATACAAGAAGAAGCAGTTATATGTTTGAAGATGCACTTTCAGCAGGTTTAACATCAACAGGTGCAGATGTTTATCTTCTTCACGTTACAACAACACCAAGTGTTTCTTATGTAGTAAGAACAGAAGATTTTGATTGTGGAATTATGATTTCTGCAAGTCATAACCCATATTATGATAATGGTATAAAATTAATTAACGGTAATGGTGAAAAAATGGAACAGGAAGTAATCGACAAGGTTGAAGAATATCTTGATGGCGATTTTGATGATGTTCCATATGCAACAATGGACAAGATTGGTAGAACAATTGATTACTTTGCCGGAAGAAACAGATATATGGGATATTTAATGACTTTGGCAAAAAATTCATTTAGAAATGTAAGAGTAGGACTTGACTGTTCAAACGGTAGTGCATCAGCAATTGCAAAGAGTGTATTTGATGCATTAGGAGCAGAAACATATGTAATTAACAATGAACCTAACGGAACAAACATTAATATGGAAGCAGGTTCAACACATATTGAAGTTTTACAGAAATATGTAAAGGACAACAAACTTGATATCGGTTTTGCTTATGACGGTGACGCTGACAGATGTTTATGTATTGATGATAAGGGCAACATAGTAGATGGTGACTTAATTCTTTATGTTTGCGGTGTTTACATGAAGCAGAACGGAGAATTAGATAACAACACTGTTGTAACAACTATTATGTCAAATATTGGTTTATACAAGGCATTTGACGCAGTAGGAATTGACTATGCCAAGACAGACGTTGGTGATAAGTACGTTTATGAATGTATGAGAAATAACAACTTCCGTTTAGGTGGAGAACAGTCAGGACACATTATTTTCAGCAAGTATGCTACAACAGGTGACGGTATTCTTACATCAATCAAGTTAATGGAAGTTATGCTTTCAACAAAGAAGAAAATGTCAGAATTAATCAGCCCTGTAGTTATTTATCCACAGTGCTTAAAGAATATCAGAGTAGAAAGCAAGCCGGAAGCAAGAGCAGATGTTGATGTTCAGGCAGAAGTTGAAAAAGTAGCAAAACTTCTTGGTGACGACGGAAGGATTCTTGTAAGAGAAAGTGGAACAGAACCTGTAATCAGAGTAATGGTTGAAGCAAAAACAGACCATTTGGCTGAAAAGTATGTTAATCAGGTTATTAAAGTTATTGAAGATAAAGGTCATGCAGTATAA
- a CDS encoding VanZ family protein: MNVCNIKKSSLWGVRIVLVLIILFWMSTIFGFSAETGTQSQGLSDKITIRAVQIIEPEYSSLDLASKEELFNKVSFFVRKTGHFSEYGILAGLILILLFTFEEVRNTRKHIIMGAVVTDLICMIYASTDEFHQTFVDGRSGKSADVLIDTSGTVFATIILCLIIVCAGNRRRKNEQLER, from the coding sequence ATGAATGTATGTAATATTAAAAAATCATCTCTGTGGGGAGTGAGAATAGTTCTTGTGCTTATTATTTTATTTTGGATGAGTACTATTTTCGGATTCTCTGCAGAAACAGGAACACAGTCACAGGGATTAAGTGACAAAATCACAATAAGAGCTGTGCAGATAATTGAACCTGAATACTCTTCCTTAGATTTAGCGTCTAAGGAAGAGTTATTTAATAAAGTGAGCTTTTTTGTAAGAAAAACAGGTCATTTCAGCGAATATGGAATATTGGCAGGATTGATTTTAATTCTGTTATTTACTTTTGAAGAAGTAAGAAACACAAGAAAGCACATTATTATGGGTGCAGTAGTTACAGATTTAATATGTATGATTTATGCATCTACAGATGAATTTCATCAAACTTTTGTGGATGGAAGAAGTGGCAAGTCGGCAGATGTTTTAATAGATACATCAGGTACGGTTTTTGCAACAATTATATTATGTCTTATTATAGTTTGTGCAGGAAATAGAAGGAGAAAAAATGAGCAGTTGGAAAGATAA
- the hcp gene encoding hydroxylamine reductase: MKKDMGKDLNNKMFCFQCEQTAGCAGCMGAAGVCGKTANTSRLQDELTGAVIGLAKSCGHNEKSERTDRIIIEGLFTTVTNVNFNDKTLEDMIEKVHKEKEAIAPNCITCAAPCGNTEDFDMNLLWNEDEDIRSLKSLILFGIRGMAAYAYHAMVLGYESEEVNQFFYKALSIITYDLEMDRLIEVAMEVGEKNLKCMELLDKANTSSYGTPTPVKVPLTIEKGPFIVITGHDLKDLEVLLKQTEGKGINIYTHGEMLPAHGYPELKKYPHLKGNFGTAWQNQQKEFDNIPAPVLFTTNCLMPVKESYKDRVFTTEVVSYPEMVHIEGDGEEKDFTPVINKALELGGYKEDKENTGINGGKYVVTGFGHGSVLSVADKIIEAVENKQISHFFLVGGCDGAKVGRNYYTEFVKQSPKDSVILTLACGKYRFNDLDLGEICGLPRIMDMGQCNDAYGAIKVAIALSKAFGCEVNELPLSMILSWYEQKAVCILLTLLHLGIKNIFLGPTLPAFISPNVLKYLVENYNISPISTPEADLKKILG; the protein is encoded by the coding sequence ATGAAAAAAGATATGGGGAAAGATTTAAATAATAAAATGTTTTGCTTTCAGTGCGAGCAGACAGCAGGCTGTGCAGGATGTATGGGAGCAGCAGGTGTTTGTGGAAAGACAGCTAATACATCAAGATTGCAGGATGAATTAACAGGAGCAGTAATTGGACTTGCCAAGTCTTGTGGCCACAATGAAAAGTCTGAAAGAACAGATAGAATTATAATTGAAGGATTGTTTACAACAGTTACAAATGTTAACTTTAACGATAAAACGTTGGAAGATATGATTGAAAAAGTCCATAAGGAAAAAGAAGCAATTGCGCCTAATTGCATTACTTGCGCGGCACCTTGCGGAAATACTGAAGATTTTGATATGAATTTATTGTGGAATGAAGATGAGGATATCCGATCATTAAAGTCACTTATTTTATTTGGAATAAGAGGAATGGCTGCGTATGCGTATCACGCAATGGTACTAGGTTATGAAAGTGAAGAAGTAAATCAGTTTTTCTACAAGGCATTGTCGATTATAACTTATGACTTAGAAATGGATAGATTAATTGAAGTGGCAATGGAAGTTGGCGAGAAGAATTTAAAGTGTATGGAATTACTCGATAAAGCAAACACATCAAGCTATGGAACACCAACTCCTGTGAAAGTGCCATTAACTATAGAAAAAGGACCTTTTATTGTAATAACAGGTCACGATTTAAAGGATTTGGAAGTTTTGTTGAAGCAGACGGAAGGAAAGGGCATCAACATTTATACTCACGGTGAAATGTTGCCCGCTCACGGATATCCGGAGTTAAAGAAATATCCGCATCTAAAAGGAAATTTCGGAACTGCATGGCAGAATCAGCAGAAGGAATTTGACAACATTCCGGCACCTGTATTGTTTACAACTAATTGTTTAATGCCGGTTAAGGAAAGCTACAAGGATAGAGTTTTTACAACAGAAGTTGTGTCATACCCTGAAATGGTTCACATTGAAGGAGATGGAGAAGAGAAAGATTTTACTCCGGTTATTAACAAGGCATTGGAACTTGGCGGATACAAGGAAGACAAAGAAAATACAGGTATAAATGGTGGAAAATATGTTGTTACAGGTTTTGGACACGGCTCAGTTTTAAGCGTTGCTGATAAAATTATTGAGGCTGTAGAGAATAAGCAGATAAGTCATTTCTTCCTTGTAGGTGGATGTGACGGAGCAAAAGTTGGAAGAAATTATTATACCGAATTTGTAAAACAGTCACCGAAAGATTCAGTTATTTTAACATTAGCCTGTGGAAAGTACAGATTTAATGATTTGGATTTGGGAGAAATCTGTGGACTTCCAAGAATAATGGATATGGGACAGTGTAATGACGCTTATGGAGCAATCAAAGTGGCAATAGCATTATCTAAGGCATTTGGCTGCGAAGTTAACGAACTTCCATTATCAATGATTTTGTCATGGTATGAGCAGAAAGCGGTATGTATTTTGCTTACATTGCTTCATTTAGGAATAAAAAACATCTTCTTAGGACCGACTTTACCTGCATTTATTTCACCTAATGTGTTGAAATATTTGGTAGAAAATTATAATATATCTCCTATAAGCACACCGGAAGCGGATCTTAAAAAAATCTTAGGCTAA
- a CDS encoding TrmH family RNA methyltransferase: MSNVIKINDFDAKELDVYARLSEGQLLNRHEPEKGIFIAESPIVVERALDAGCEPISILVEDRHIKNQAKNIIERCGNIPIFTAPFDVLTGITGFKLTRGMLCAMHRPKLKTVEEICKDKRRVAVLENIMNPTNVGAIFRSAAALNIDAVLLTHGCSNPLYRRAIRVSMGTVFQIPWTFIDEKEGTGIELLHNMGFKTAAMALTDNSVSIDDKNVKSEEKLAIILGTEGEGLHQNTINSSDYTIKIPMSHGVDSLNVAAASAVAFWELGK, translated from the coding sequence ATGTCAAACGTAATTAAGATAAATGATTTTGATGCTAAGGAGCTTGATGTTTACGCACGATTGTCAGAGGGACAATTGCTAAACAGACATGAGCCGGAGAAAGGGATTTTCATAGCGGAAAGTCCAATTGTAGTTGAGAGAGCTCTTGATGCAGGATGTGAACCTATTTCTATTTTGGTAGAGGACAGACACATCAAAAATCAGGCAAAAAATATAATTGAAAGATGTGGAAATATTCCAATTTTTACGGCACCGTTTGATGTATTGACAGGAATAACAGGTTTTAAATTAACAAGGGGAATGCTATGTGCAATGCACAGACCTAAGCTTAAAACCGTTGAAGAAATATGCAAGGATAAAAGAAGGGTTGCAGTGCTTGAAAATATTATGAATCCTACAAATGTAGGGGCAATTTTCCGCTCAGCTGCAGCCCTTAATATTGATGCTGTTTTGCTTACACACGGTTGTAGCAATCCTCTTTACAGAAGAGCAATAAGGGTAAGCATGGGAACAGTATTTCAGATACCGTGGACTTTTATTGATGAGAAAGAAGGAACGGGTATAGAATTGTTACATAATATGGGATTTAAGACGGCGGCAATGGCTTTAACTGACAATTCAGTAAGCATTGATGATAAAAACGTAAAGTCAGAAGAAAAGTTGGCAATAATTCTTGGTACGGAAGGTGAGGGACTTCACCAAAATACAATAAATAGTAGTGATTACACTATCAAAATTCCAATGAGCCACGGTGTAGATTCTTTAAATGTTGCAGCAGCAAGTGCGGTAGCTTTTTGGGAATTAGGCAAATAA
- a CDS encoding ABC transporter ATP-binding protein has protein sequence MKNQNSLKWIIKNSKGEIPKIFILSISNILLALVATVLALVSKLAIDSAQRAATASSNAEFLHYRNLIIFNCILILVVITSRLLLRVFTQSLTIRVQAKMEMKMRGRLFYSIMMKDYGKINKYHSGELMNRITSDVKIVTEGIISIVPDALYFLTQFVGAFVVLIIFDWKFTMLFIAAGIVMSVIAVFFRGKLKNLSKQVQETDGKVRSFFQEAIESMLVVKTFGLEKQFDKKGNILQRTNYEVKMRRRKITIFANAGFSFIFNAGYLFALGWCAIKVSMKAMTYGTLTAVLQLISQIQTPFVSITKMFPQYYAVLASAERIMEIENITNEESTYEKIDVKQTYDKLESIRFNNIKFNYGRETVIEHGDAMLNKGDFVAIRGISGIGKSTLMKMLLGVFKPQQGTIDICLENGKTIQASPDTRCMFSYVPQGNYLFSGTIRENILMINPNASDEEVSQALKLSEIEDFIEKLPDGLDTVIGEKGLGISEGQAQRLAIARALISNAPIILLDEATSALDKNTEEKVLDNIKKLNKKTCIIITHKAAALEVCNREFIINDKQLTAVRKEAIN, from the coding sequence ATGAAAAATCAAAATAGTTTAAAATGGATAATAAAAAATAGCAAAGGTGAAATTCCTAAAATATTTATATTAAGCATATCAAATATATTACTGGCATTGGTGGCAACTGTTTTGGCACTTGTAAGTAAACTTGCAATTGATTCGGCACAAAGGGCGGCAACGGCATCATCAAATGCGGAGTTTTTGCATTACAGAAACTTGATTATTTTTAATTGTATATTAATTCTTGTAGTTATTACTTCAAGATTGCTTTTAAGAGTTTTTACACAAAGTCTTACAATTAGGGTTCAGGCAAAAATGGAAATGAAAATGCGTGGAAGACTTTTTTATTCCATTATGATGAAAGATTATGGAAAAATTAACAAATATCATAGCGGTGAATTAATGAACCGAATCACAAGTGATGTAAAAATAGTTACAGAAGGAATTATCTCTATAGTTCCTGACGCATTGTATTTCCTGACACAGTTTGTTGGAGCTTTTGTTGTTTTGATTATTTTCGACTGGAAGTTTACAATGTTATTTATTGCAGCAGGTATTGTAATGTCAGTTATTGCAGTGTTTTTTAGAGGTAAATTAAAAAACTTAAGCAAACAGGTTCAGGAAACTGACGGAAAAGTGCGCTCATTTTTTCAGGAAGCAATTGAAAGCATGCTTGTTGTAAAAACATTTGGATTGGAAAAACAGTTTGACAAAAAAGGAAATATTCTTCAGAGAACAAATTACGAAGTAAAAATGAGAAGAAGAAAAATAACTATTTTTGCAAATGCAGGATTTTCATTTATTTTTAATGCAGGATATCTTTTTGCCTTGGGATGGTGTGCAATAAAAGTCAGCATGAAGGCTATGACTTACGGAACATTAACAGCAGTTTTGCAGCTTATTTCACAGATTCAGACACCATTTGTAAGTATAACAAAAATGTTTCCACAGTATTATGCAGTGCTTGCTTCAGCAGAGCGTATTATGGAAATTGAAAACATAACAAATGAAGAAAGTACATACGAAAAAATAGATGTAAAACAGACTTATGATAAGCTGGAAAGTATTAGATTTAATAACATAAAATTCAATTATGGCAGAGAAACAGTAATAGAGCACGGCGATGCTATGCTTAACAAAGGCGATTTTGTTGCCATAAGAGGAATTTCAGGAATTGGAAAGAGTACATTAATGAAGATGCTTCTTGGGGTTTTTAAGCCACAGCAGGGAACAATAGATATTTGTCTTGAAAACGGAAAAACAATTCAGGCAAGCCCTGATACAAGATGTATGTTTTCATATGTGCCACAGGGAAATTATTTATTTAGTGGAACTATAAGGGAGAACATCCTTATGATTAATCCTAATGCGTCAGATGAGGAAGTAAGCCAGGCACTTAAGTTAAGTGAAATAGAGGATTTTATTGAAAAATTACCTGACGGATTAGATACAGTAATCGGTGAAAAAGGTCTTGGAATCTCAGAAGGTCAGGCACAGCGTCTTGCAATTGCAAGAGCGTTAATAAGCAATGCTCCAATAATCCTTCTTGATGAAGCAACGTCGGCACTTGACAAAAACACAGAAGAAAAAGTGCTTGATAACATTAAGAAACTAAACAAAAAAACTTGCATAATCATAACTCACAAGGCAGCAGCTTTGGAGGTATGCAATAGAGAATTTATAATAAACGACAAGCAATTGACAGCGGTAAGAAAAGAGGCCATAAATTAA